The Deinococcus hopiensis KR-140 genome has a window encoding:
- a CDS encoding ABC transporter permease, which translates to MTARSITSAAPSPLKLAWRRYRKSRLGVVGGWLLALLYGMALFSPFLAPYSITAQHEDFSYQPPQGVHIVQGGRLRAPFVYGFKQVRDPVTFARKSVEDRTTPIPIRLFVRGEPYRFLGLSATLHLFGVPEGHTFFPLGTDQLGRDLLSRTLVGAQVSLTVGVIGVLISFAIGVLLGGISGYFGGWVDNLIQRVVEVLLSFPRLPILLSLSALIPARWPSTWVYLGIVAVLSLIGWAGLARVVRGQVLAARGAEYVAAAQALGARDLRVILRHITPNLSSFLVVTATLALPGYILGESALSFLGLGIKEPMTSWGLLLKDAQNFQTLRLYPWLLTPGLFIFLAVLAFNFFGDALRDAADTQSR; encoded by the coding sequence ATGACTGCCCGCTCCATCACTTCCGCCGCGCCCTCCCCCCTGAAGCTCGCGTGGCGGCGCTACCGCAAGTCTCGCCTGGGCGTGGTTGGTGGCTGGCTGCTGGCCCTGCTGTACGGTATGGCGCTGTTCTCGCCCTTTCTCGCACCGTATTCCATCACCGCGCAGCACGAAGACTTCAGCTACCAGCCTCCGCAGGGGGTCCACATCGTGCAAGGTGGCCGCCTGCGCGCGCCCTTCGTGTACGGCTTCAAGCAGGTACGCGATCCGGTGACCTTCGCGCGCAAGAGCGTCGAGGACCGCACCACCCCCATTCCCATCCGCCTGTTCGTGCGTGGTGAGCCGTACCGTTTTCTGGGGCTGTCAGCCACCCTGCACCTCTTCGGCGTGCCGGAGGGCCACACCTTCTTTCCGCTGGGAACCGACCAGCTGGGCCGTGACCTGCTGTCACGCACGCTGGTGGGCGCGCAGGTCAGCCTGACGGTGGGCGTGATCGGCGTGCTGATCTCGTTTGCCATCGGCGTCCTGCTGGGCGGGATCAGCGGCTATTTCGGCGGCTGGGTGGACAACCTGATTCAGCGGGTGGTGGAGGTGCTGCTCTCGTTTCCCCGCCTGCCCATCCTGCTCTCGCTCTCTGCCCTCATCCCGGCCCGCTGGCCGAGCACCTGGGTCTACCTGGGCATCGTGGCGGTGCTGTCCTTGATCGGCTGGGCCGGCTTGGCGCGGGTGGTGCGTGGGCAGGTTCTCGCTGCGCGCGGCGCCGAGTACGTCGCGGCGGCGCAGGCGCTTGGCGCGCGTGACTTGCGGGTCATCCTGCGGCACATTACCCCGAACCTCAGCTCCTTTCTGGTCGTCACCGCCACCCTCGCCCTGCCCGGCTACATCCTGGGCGAGAGTGCGCTGAGCTTCCTGGGCCTGGGCATCAAGGAGCCCATGACCTCCTGGGGGCTGCTGCTCAAGGACGCGCAGAACTTCCAGACCCTGCGCCTGTATCCCTGGCTGCTTACGCCCGGCCTCTTTATCTTTCTCGCCGTGCTCGCCTTTAACTTCTTCGGAGACGCCCTGCGCGACGCCGCCGACACCCAGAGCCGCTGA
- a CDS encoding ArsR/SmtB family transcription factor yields the protein MPASGSRLLMLEGESALPVLKALANETRLLILSLLTHNAMNVSELAAALNLPHSTVNFNLNQLLSAGLITVEYEPGTRGSQKLCSRRYDEVNFKMPGVGVEAQSDQVTVTMPIGNYSHVEVQPTCGLASDTKIIGMLDDPRSFFEPDHVYAQILWFGGHGHLDYVFPNNLPYGALPTQIDLSMEVCSEAPQYDPDWPSDLTLWINGVEVGTWTSPGDFGGQRARLTPSWWNDDQTSYGLLKHWIVRDEGAFIDGESLSSVTLDALGLTGSNHIRVRLGVKPDARNRAGLNLFGRRFGNYEQDLVLRMNYAFPKETRTVKVR from the coding sequence ATGCCCGCCTCTGGAAGCCGCCTCCTGATGTTGGAAGGCGAGAGTGCCCTGCCGGTCCTCAAGGCCCTGGCCAACGAGACCCGTCTGCTGATCCTGAGCCTGCTCACGCACAACGCGATGAACGTCTCCGAACTCGCCGCGGCGCTGAACCTGCCTCACTCCACCGTCAATTTCAACCTCAACCAGCTGCTGAGCGCGGGGCTGATCACCGTCGAGTACGAGCCTGGCACCCGCGGCTCGCAAAAGCTGTGCTCGCGCCGGTACGACGAGGTGAATTTCAAGATGCCCGGGGTCGGGGTGGAGGCGCAGTCGGACCAGGTGACCGTCACCATGCCCATCGGCAACTACTCACACGTGGAGGTTCAGCCCACCTGCGGCCTGGCGTCGGACACCAAGATTATCGGCATGTTGGACGATCCGCGCTCCTTTTTCGAGCCGGACCACGTGTACGCTCAGATCCTGTGGTTCGGCGGACACGGTCACCTCGACTATGTGTTTCCCAACAACCTCCCCTACGGGGCCCTGCCCACCCAGATTGACCTGTCCATGGAAGTCTGCTCCGAGGCCCCGCAGTACGACCCCGACTGGCCCAGTGACCTCACCCTCTGGATCAACGGTGTGGAGGTCGGCACCTGGACCAGCCCCGGCGACTTCGGTGGCCAGCGCGCCCGCCTCACGCCCTCCTGGTGGAACGACGACCAGACCTCCTACGGCCTCCTGAAACACTGGATCGTGCGTGACGAAGGGGCCTTCATCGACGGAGAGAGCCTGTCGTCCGTCACGCTGGACGCGCTGGGGCTGACCGGCAGCAACCACATCCGTGTGCGGCTTGGCGTCAAGCCCGACGCCCGCAACCGCGCGGGTCTGAACCTGTTCGGCCGCCGCTTCGGCAACTACGAGCAGGACCTCGTGCTGCGCATGAATTACGCCTTCCCCAAAGAGACCCGCACGGTCAAGGTCCGCTAG
- a CDS encoding anhydro-N-acetylmuramic acid kinase, translating into MSPRVLGLMSGTSADGIDAALLELPGWPDLGRADRFPELPAGVPRGRVLDHSFTPFAPDLRAAVLAATRSSLRVAELTQLHAWLGEALAAAAAPLAASADLIASHGQTVQHHPRPDPARGWTRPATLQLGEAALIAQQSGKPVVADFRPADLAAGGVGAPLVPFADWALLGEQGVRRAVHNLGGISNLTYLPGTAGTDVLAFDTGPGNCLLDEAAAQLGQTCDEDGRLAASGQVHAETLAAWLAHPELQQPPPKATGREVWTLDRLPRPAPLSVPDLAATATAFTARTVADAYRRWVVPRGLDEVVVGGGGARNPTLMKALGAALAPLPVRTFADVGWAAYGFTDATREAAAFAFLGYARAQGWTNTLPQATGARHAVSAGHLLFPPPGGAQ; encoded by the coding sequence GTGAGCCCGCGCGTCCTGGGCCTGATGAGCGGCACGAGTGCCGACGGCATCGACGCGGCCCTGCTGGAGCTGCCCGGCTGGCCGGATCTGGGGCGCGCAGACCGCTTCCCCGAGTTGCCCGCTGGTGTGCCGCGCGGACGGGTACTGGACCACAGCTTCACTCCGTTCGCACCGGACTTGCGCGCTGCCGTGCTGGCCGCCACGCGCAGCTCGCTGCGCGTGGCGGAGCTGACCCAGCTTCACGCCTGGCTCGGCGAGGCGCTGGCAGCGGCAGCGGCCCCGCTCGCGGCTTCGGCGGACCTGATCGCCTCGCACGGCCAGACGGTGCAGCACCACCCCCGGCCGGATCCAGCCCGCGGCTGGACCCGTCCTGCCACGCTGCAACTGGGCGAGGCGGCGCTGATTGCCCAACAAAGCGGCAAACCCGTCGTCGCTGACTTTCGGCCTGCAGACCTGGCGGCGGGCGGCGTGGGCGCGCCCCTGGTGCCCTTCGCCGACTGGGCGCTCCTGGGCGAGCAGGGGGTGCGGCGGGCCGTTCACAACCTCGGCGGGATTTCCAACCTGACGTATCTGCCCGGCACAGCCGGAACGGACGTACTTGCCTTCGATACGGGTCCGGGCAACTGCCTCCTCGACGAGGCGGCCGCGCAGCTGGGTCAGACTTGCGACGAGGACGGGCGGCTGGCCGCCTCGGGGCAGGTCCATGCGGAAACGCTGGCGGCGTGGCTGGCCCATCCCGAGCTGCAACAACCTCCGCCCAAGGCCACGGGACGCGAGGTCTGGACACTGGACCGGCTGCCCCGCCCAGCGCCCCTGAGCGTGCCCGATCTGGCCGCCACCGCTACCGCATTTACCGCCCGGACTGTGGCCGACGCCTACCGCCGCTGGGTCGTTCCACGTGGACTGGACGAGGTGGTGGTGGGCGGCGGCGGAGCGCGCAACCCCACGCTGATGAAGGCGCTGGGTGCAGCGCTGGCTCCCCTCCCGGTGCGGACGTTCGCAGACGTCGGTTGGGCCGCATACGGCTTCACGGACGCCACGCGCGAAGCGGCGGCCTTCGCCTTTCTGGGCTACGCGCGGGCCCAGGGGTGGACCAACACGCTGCCGCAGGCAACGGGCGCGCGGCACGCCGTTAGCGCCGGTCACCTCCTGTTCCCCCCACCGGGAGGCGCACAGTGA
- a CDS encoding ABC transporter substrate-binding protein — protein MHSRTRFALLTLALLGAAALGDASAASKKVSGYGSLGITDGKPGGTYTLVLGDSPQSLNYYGVIDNNLGLVAQQMFDGLVEFNFANYKIEPALAESWTVTDGGKVYTFKLRQGVKWSDGQPFDADDVVFTYKNMIMNPEARAGDPGNFKLDGKDVTVSKVDPYTVRFTLPRAAPAFLLQQRYFIMPKHKLLKYSIEGGAKPADINTAWPSNVGEAEIVGTGPFKLGNYTAGQKVTLVKNPNYWKVDAKGTRLPYLDRLEFLIIRDPQAQVAQFLAGNLDQLNITGAQFPDIKGREVAGAPFKVIRSTALFGSPPFVAYNFDAKDPALAKVFSDVRFRRAMQLALNRERIIDTVYNGLASLPGHGVAPANKDWYVNTTRQLGTFDLKAAAAALDALGIKDTNGDGIREISRGKNLEFDLTYGTDSSVYPAMATIIQNDFAKIGVKVNLKGILVKNLLSTGQSGSWEMILHAFGDQPDPELRKPIWQPGGALYYWHRELQPAKDGDKPNVGKMFPWEKEIYNVFDDAATTTDRSKRKALYTRWQLLFAQNLPVTPIAKPENIGAISNKYGNYIYNLGVIPGYNPVPLIYQK, from the coding sequence ATGCACAGCCGTACCCGTTTCGCCCTTCTGACCCTGGCCCTGTTGGGGGCCGCTGCTCTGGGAGACGCCTCCGCCGCATCCAAAAAAGTCAGCGGGTATGGCAGCCTCGGAATCACCGACGGCAAGCCCGGCGGGACCTACACCCTGGTCCTGGGAGACAGTCCCCAGAGCCTGAACTACTACGGCGTGATCGACAACAATCTCGGCCTGGTCGCGCAGCAGATGTTCGACGGCCTGGTGGAGTTCAACTTCGCCAACTACAAGATCGAGCCTGCCCTGGCCGAGTCGTGGACTGTGACCGACGGGGGCAAGGTCTACACCTTCAAGCTGCGTCAGGGTGTGAAGTGGAGCGACGGTCAGCCCTTCGACGCCGACGACGTGGTGTTCACCTACAAGAACATGATCATGAACCCTGAGGCGCGCGCGGGTGATCCGGGCAACTTCAAGCTTGACGGCAAGGACGTGACGGTCAGCAAGGTGGACCCCTACACCGTGCGGTTTACCCTGCCCCGCGCGGCCCCGGCCTTCTTGCTGCAGCAGCGGTACTTCATCATGCCCAAGCACAAGCTGCTCAAGTATTCCATCGAGGGTGGGGCCAAGCCCGCCGATATCAACACCGCCTGGCCCAGCAACGTTGGTGAAGCGGAGATCGTCGGGACTGGACCCTTCAAGCTGGGCAATTACACCGCGGGGCAGAAGGTCACGCTCGTCAAAAACCCCAACTACTGGAAGGTGGACGCGAAGGGCACACGGCTGCCGTACCTCGACCGACTGGAATTCCTGATCATCCGCGATCCGCAGGCGCAAGTCGCGCAGTTCCTGGCGGGCAACCTCGACCAGCTCAACATCACCGGGGCGCAGTTTCCCGACATCAAGGGCCGTGAGGTGGCCGGCGCTCCCTTCAAGGTGATCCGCTCGACCGCGCTGTTCGGCTCTCCGCCCTTCGTGGCCTACAACTTTGATGCCAAGGACCCGGCGCTCGCCAAGGTCTTCAGCGACGTTCGCTTCCGCCGGGCGATGCAGCTGGCGCTTAACCGGGAGCGGATCATCGACACGGTGTACAACGGCCTTGCCAGCCTGCCCGGACACGGCGTCGCGCCTGCCAACAAGGACTGGTACGTCAACACGACCCGGCAGCTCGGAACGTTTGACCTCAAGGCCGCAGCGGCCGCGCTCGACGCCCTGGGGATCAAAGACACGAACGGCGACGGCATCCGCGAAATTTCCAGGGGCAAGAATTTGGAATTCGACCTGACCTACGGCACAGATTCCAGCGTCTACCCAGCCATGGCGACCATCATCCAGAACGATTTCGCCAAGATCGGCGTGAAGGTGAACCTGAAGGGCATCCTGGTGAAAAACCTGCTCTCGACCGGGCAGAGCGGCAGCTGGGAGATGATCCTCCACGCGTTCGGAGACCAGCCCGATCCGGAGTTGCGTAAGCCCATCTGGCAGCCGGGCGGCGCGCTGTACTACTGGCACCGCGAGCTGCAGCCTGCCAAAGACGGCGATAAGCCCAACGTGGGCAAGATGTTCCCCTGGGAAAAGGAGATCTACAACGTCTTCGACGACGCGGCGACCACGACCGACCGCAGCAAACGCAAGGCGCTGTACACCCGCTGGCAGCTGCTGTTTGCTCAGAACCTGCCGGTAACGCCCATTGCCAAGCCCGAGAACATTGGTGCGATCAGCAACAAGTACGGCAACTACATCTACAACCTCGGCGTGATCCCCGGCTACAACCCGGTGCCGCTGATCTACCAGAAGTGA
- a CDS encoding GntR family transcriptional regulator gives MTSSPSLSPLPWVFALDPGSATPVYLQVAQGLTSRIESGVLEGGAALPSERELAAELGVSRVTVRQALTLLAQQGTVTRRHGSGTFVNPPARERAERPLGQLTGFSEDVRSRGQVPGARVLGFECTRPTPQETMTLALSPSEKVYRVRRLRTADGEPLAVEESVLPAARLGPLNEREVTDTSLYALLAARDLSPVRAVRHLRAVNAAGQLAGWLGVPVGAALLATERVSWTAGGHPIEHAHAHYRGDRYDFVMELQAGEDA, from the coding sequence ATGACCTCCTCGCCCTCGCTTTCCCCGCTGCCCTGGGTGTTTGCCCTGGACCCGGGAAGCGCCACGCCGGTTTACCTGCAGGTCGCCCAGGGGCTTACTTCGCGGATCGAGAGTGGCGTGCTGGAGGGCGGCGCCGCCCTGCCGTCGGAGCGCGAGCTGGCCGCCGAACTCGGTGTCTCGCGCGTCACGGTGCGGCAGGCGCTGACGCTGTTGGCGCAGCAGGGCACGGTCACGCGGCGTCACGGCAGCGGCACCTTCGTGAATCCACCCGCCCGTGAGCGTGCCGAGCGGCCCCTGGGGCAATTGACCGGCTTTTCGGAAGACGTACGCTCCCGGGGCCAGGTGCCCGGCGCGCGCGTGCTGGGGTTCGAGTGCACGCGCCCCACCCCTCAGGAAACGATGACCCTGGCCCTCTCCCCCAGCGAGAAGGTGTACCGGGTGCGGCGGCTGCGAACGGCGGATGGCGAGCCCCTCGCCGTGGAAGAAAGCGTGTTGCCCGCCGCCCGGCTGGGACCGCTGAACGAACGTGAAGTCACCGACACCAGCCTGTACGCCCTGCTCGCGGCCCGGGACCTCTCTCCCGTGCGGGCAGTGCGCCACCTGCGGGCGGTAAACGCTGCGGGTCAGCTGGCTGGCTGGCTGGGCGTGCCCGTGGGCGCGGCCCTGCTCGCCACCGAGCGCGTGTCGTGGACGGCGGGTGGGCACCCCATCGAACACGCCCACGCCCATTACCGGGGAGACCGTTACGACTTCGTGATGGAGCTGCAGGCCGGAGAAGACGCGTGA
- a CDS encoding N-acetylglucosamine kinase, with translation MPDLPLALGLDAGGSGTKWALLRGQEVLARGTAPPLTAALLQTGAGEAALAALVDALPLFPEALHAGVPGLTQGTPAANRVRDALARPFSLPASRTSVEGDLDLAYRTHLAPGEGVLLYAGTGSIAYHVGASGEVVRAGGRGYRIGDDGGGFSLGREALRRITDVLDRGEEPTSLLAAEVAAVTGRLDWDTLRSFAYGTPGAAAVARLAPAVGRAADRADGVALGLLDDAARSLAQLAQRVQARTGPLPVIATGGALRISPAFPTALKACCPGVQVMWKDHAEVAARLGMARLLL, from the coding sequence ATGCCGGACCTGCCCCTCGCCCTGGGTCTCGACGCCGGCGGCAGCGGGACGAAATGGGCACTGCTGCGCGGGCAGGAGGTGCTGGCGCGGGGCACGGCGCCGCCCCTGACCGCCGCCCTGCTCCAAACCGGGGCGGGAGAAGCGGCGCTTGCGGCCCTTGTGGACGCGCTTCCCCTTTTCCCGGAGGCGCTGCACGCGGGTGTGCCCGGGCTGACACAGGGCACGCCCGCCGCCAACCGGGTCCGGGACGCGCTGGCCCGCCCCTTTTCCCTGCCCGCGAGCCGAACCTCGGTGGAGGGCGACCTGGACCTCGCCTACCGCACCCACCTCGCGCCGGGTGAGGGCGTGCTGCTGTATGCCGGCACGGGAAGCATTGCCTACCATGTGGGGGCGAGCGGCGAGGTCGTGCGCGCCGGGGGCCGGGGGTACCGCATCGGGGACGACGGTGGGGGGTTCAGCCTGGGGCGCGAGGCGCTGCGCCGAATCACCGACGTCCTGGACCGGGGCGAGGAGCCCACATCTCTGCTGGCGGCAGAGGTCGCGGCCGTGACGGGCCGTCTGGACTGGGACACGCTGCGAAGCTTTGCCTACGGCACGCCGGGCGCGGCGGCGGTGGCCCGGTTGGCCCCTGCGGTGGGCCGCGCGGCAGACCGGGCCGATGGGGTGGCGCTCGGGCTTCTGGACGACGCGGCGCGATCACTCGCGCAACTCGCCCAGCGGGTTCAGGCGCGCACCGGGCCGCTTCCGGTGATCGCCACCGGCGGAGCGCTGCGGATCAGCCCCGCTTTTCCCACCGCGCTCAAGGCGTGCTGTCCGGGCGTTCAGGTGATGTGGAAGGATCATGCGGAGGTGGCCGCCCGCCTGGGAATGGCGCGTCTGTTGCTGTGA
- a CDS encoding glycosyltransferase family 2 protein, which yields MSNSSEARSLHVHNAQPTAALSREAEGTAVQRSRPDRPTVSVIVPAMNEAKNLPFVLPFIPDWVDEVVLVDGHSKDDTVAVARALLPHIRVVVQPGKGKGDALRAGFSAATGDIIVMIDSDGSTDPREIGSFVRQLRSGAEFVKGSRYMQGAGSNDISHIRSWGNSGITWAVRVLFGGRYSDLCYGYAAFWRVLLPVLDLDSDGFEIETLMGIRALKAKLRIFEVHSMEHARIHGSSNLNAVRDGWRIFKLILRERFLRGSPNRRRVEQVRQSLARFWDGPFARGVSTH from the coding sequence ATGTCCAACTCTTCCGAAGCCCGCTCCCTGCACGTCCATAACGCCCAGCCCACGGCGGCACTCTCCCGGGAAGCCGAGGGCACAGCGGTGCAGCGCTCGCGCCCCGATCGCCCCACCGTCAGCGTCATCGTACCGGCCATGAACGAGGCCAAGAACCTGCCGTTCGTGCTGCCGTTCATTCCCGACTGGGTGGACGAGGTCGTGCTGGTCGACGGCCATTCCAAGGACGACACCGTTGCCGTGGCCCGCGCTCTCCTGCCGCACATCCGCGTGGTCGTGCAGCCGGGCAAGGGCAAAGGCGACGCCCTGCGCGCGGGCTTTTCCGCCGCCACGGGCGACATCATCGTGATGATCGATTCGGACGGCAGCACCGATCCGCGCGAGATCGGCTCGTTTGTGCGGCAGCTGCGCTCGGGAGCCGAATTCGTCAAGGGCTCGCGTTATATGCAGGGGGCAGGGTCCAACGACATCTCGCACATCCGCTCCTGGGGCAATTCGGGCATCACCTGGGCGGTGCGCGTGCTGTTCGGCGGGCGCTACTCGGACCTGTGCTACGGCTACGCGGCGTTCTGGCGGGTGCTGCTGCCGGTGCTGGACCTCGACAGCGACGGTTTCGAGATCGAGACCCTGATGGGCATCCGGGCCCTGAAGGCCAAGCTGCGCATCTTTGAGGTCCACTCCATGGAGCACGCCCGCATCCACGGCAGCAGCAACCTGAACGCTGTGCGCGACGGCTGGCGCATCTTTAAGCTGATTCTGCGCGAGCGTTTCCTGCGCGGCTCACCCAACCGGCGCCGGGTCGAGCAGGTGCGGCAGTCGCTGGCCCGCTTCTGGGACGGTCCTTTCGCCCGGGGCGTGTCCACGCACTGA
- a CDS encoding ABC transporter permease produces MLTYTLRRILGMIPTLLVISAVCFAVIKLQPGSFTDQYLEDPRFTKETVETISRQLGLDQPPLVQYGRWLWGVVTRLDFGFSFMQNRPVVTVIGDLLGWTVFISLLTLLFSWLVAVPLGLYTAFNRHGVAANVATFLGYVGLAIPDFLAALLLVALVLQFGGKNVGGLFSPHMIDAPWSGAKVVDLLAHLWIPVVALGLEGVAGLMRQMRASTLDVLTQDYIRTARAKGLPQNRVIWRHAVRNAINPLISLAGLSLPSLISGTIIVSIVLNLPTIGPLLYDSLLNKDQYTALTLLMLSALLLLIGNLLADLALAWADPRVRYQ; encoded by the coding sequence ATGCTGACCTACACCCTGCGCCGCATCCTCGGCATGATTCCCACGCTGCTCGTAATCAGCGCGGTGTGCTTCGCCGTCATCAAGCTGCAACCCGGCAGTTTCACCGATCAGTACCTTGAAGACCCGCGCTTCACGAAGGAGACGGTAGAGACCATCAGCCGGCAGCTGGGCCTGGACCAGCCCCCACTGGTGCAGTACGGGCGCTGGCTGTGGGGCGTGGTCACCCGGCTGGACTTCGGATTCTCATTCATGCAGAACCGTCCGGTGGTGACCGTCATCGGGGACCTGCTGGGCTGGACGGTGTTTATCAGCCTGCTGACCCTGCTGTTCTCATGGCTGGTGGCCGTGCCTCTGGGGCTCTACACGGCGTTCAACCGGCATGGCGTGGCCGCCAATGTCGCCACTTTTCTGGGCTACGTGGGTCTCGCCATTCCCGATTTCCTGGCCGCGCTGCTGCTCGTGGCGCTCGTGCTGCAATTCGGAGGCAAGAATGTGGGCGGCCTCTTCAGCCCCCACATGATCGACGCGCCGTGGTCCGGGGCAAAGGTCGTAGACCTGCTCGCCCACCTGTGGATTCCGGTGGTGGCCCTGGGGCTCGAGGGCGTCGCGGGGCTGATGCGTCAGATGCGGGCCTCCACCCTGGACGTATTGACGCAGGACTACATCCGCACGGCGCGGGCCAAGGGATTGCCGCAAAACCGCGTGATCTGGCGGCACGCCGTTCGCAACGCCATCAATCCCCTCATCAGCCTGGCGGGCCTGAGTCTGCCCTCGCTGATCAGCGGCACCATTATCGTGAGCATCGTGCTGAACCTGCCCACCATCGGGCCGCTGCTGTACGACAGCCTGCTGAACAAGGACCAGTACACAGCGCTGACGCTGCTGATGCTGAGCGCCCTGCTGCTCCTGATCGGCAACCTCCTCGCGGACCTCGCGCTGGCGTGGGCAGACCCGCGCGTGAGGTACCAATGA
- the murQ gene encoding N-acetylmuramic acid 6-phosphate etherase, whose product MTVPPSPLSPDPRRTEGVHPDHTELDRLDASALVQAFVEDQLGAVEAVRAAGGAIAEAVDAALPRLARGGRLVYVGAGTSGRLGVLDATELTPTFSWPPERAVGLIAGGDRAIRQAVEGAEDNADAGAADIRGAEVGSDDVLIAIAASGTTPYVLGAVKAARERGALTVGVANNPGTPLLAAADCAVLLDTGPEVISGSTRLKAGTAQKIALNTLSSALMVQLGKVYGNLMVDVQSSNVKLEERAVRLTCHATGASEAQARQALAEAGGHVKTALVMLRLGVGAGEAQARLQAAGGHSRAALGEG is encoded by the coding sequence GTGACGGTGCCCCCCTCTCCCCTGTCGCCCGATCCCCGGCGGACGGAGGGCGTTCACCCGGACCACACAGAACTGGACCGCCTGGACGCGTCGGCGCTCGTGCAGGCGTTTGTGGAAGACCAGCTTGGAGCGGTGGAGGCCGTGCGGGCAGCGGGCGGCGCGATCGCGGAGGCGGTGGACGCGGCGCTGCCCCGCCTCGCGCGTGGCGGGCGGCTGGTGTATGTGGGGGCAGGCACCAGCGGGCGGCTGGGTGTGCTCGACGCCACCGAGCTGACCCCCACCTTCTCCTGGCCACCTGAACGCGCGGTGGGACTGATCGCCGGAGGAGACCGGGCCATCCGGCAGGCGGTGGAGGGTGCGGAAGACAACGCTGACGCGGGAGCCGCCGACATAAGGGGCGCGGAAGTGGGCTCCGACGACGTACTCATCGCCATCGCTGCGAGCGGCACCACCCCCTACGTGCTGGGCGCGGTGAAGGCGGCCCGGGAGAGGGGCGCGCTGACGGTAGGGGTGGCGAACAATCCCGGCACCCCTCTCCTCGCAGCCGCAGACTGCGCAGTCCTGCTGGACACCGGCCCGGAAGTGATCAGCGGCAGCACCCGCCTGAAGGCGGGAACCGCCCAGAAAATCGCCCTGAACACGCTGTCGAGCGCCTTAATGGTTCAGCTTGGCAAGGTGTACGGCAACCTGATGGTGGACGTGCAGTCCAGCAACGTCAAGCTGGAGGAACGCGCCGTGCGCCTGACCTGCCACGCAACGGGCGCGTCCGAGGCGCAGGCCCGGCAGGCCCTGGCCGAGGCCGGCGGACACGTGAAAACCGCCCTGGTGATGCTGCGGCTGGGAGTAGGGGCGGGTGAGGCGCAAGCCCGGCTGCAGGCGGCGGGCGGCCACTCCCGCGCCGCTCTGGGGGAAGGATGA